A single window of Sporosarcina sp. FSL W7-1349 DNA harbors:
- a CDS encoding SH3 domain-containing protein produces the protein MSKTSKRIIPFTILFSLLLFVQSIQANENEVIVDAPSLHIRSGPGLTYDVIGSLKKGDRVKIHSSSDDWYEISIGNGNGWIASWLTVPENHSSAEQTTIVSQVDGLNVRTGPSVESAVLGRLEAGDEGIRIDQDGNWAKIVANGLEGWVHTDYITEASPQPKENAADPDEGTAEEPEPAPSKVPSASKEIQPDTYLVSVNALHVRKKADQSSKQIGTIQRGETYAIKEIQGNWVRIVLDKKKEGWVYSFHGTLLASETETHSTEDSDGAGGAMVTILTNGTNIRQAATTSSEIVRRADAGEKFRILEEKDNWYTIELPAGESAYVANWVVSTDEERTIAENTGKKKAERVPGTLKGLTIVIDPGHGGNDRGTTGARGTDEKGLTMLTSELLAAKLKAAGADVIMTREADTYVSLRKRVAVSHQHEADAFISIHYDANPDASIHGFTTYYTRSAHQELAATVNEGLASTVPLRDRGAQPGNFLVLRENRQNAILIELGFLSNPNEERIVTSDLFREQATHGIYKGLLEYFNE, from the coding sequence TTGTCGAAAACGAGCAAACGGATCATCCCGTTCACGATTCTCTTCAGTTTGCTGCTGTTTGTGCAATCCATACAGGCAAATGAAAACGAAGTCATTGTGGACGCCCCTTCATTGCATATCCGCTCAGGACCTGGACTGACCTACGATGTGATCGGTTCATTAAAAAAAGGCGATCGGGTGAAGATCCACTCCTCATCTGACGATTGGTATGAAATCAGCATCGGAAATGGTAACGGATGGATCGCCTCTTGGCTGACAGTTCCGGAAAATCATTCATCTGCTGAACAGACAACTATTGTTTCGCAAGTGGATGGCTTGAATGTCCGTACGGGCCCTTCCGTAGAATCGGCAGTTCTCGGACGATTGGAAGCAGGAGATGAAGGGATTCGAATCGACCAAGACGGCAACTGGGCAAAAATTGTAGCCAATGGCTTGGAAGGCTGGGTTCATACGGATTACATAACGGAAGCCAGTCCCCAACCGAAAGAGAACGCCGCTGATCCAGACGAAGGAACAGCAGAAGAACCGGAACCCGCTCCGTCAAAGGTTCCATCTGCCTCCAAAGAAATCCAGCCCGATACATACCTAGTTTCGGTCAATGCCCTCCATGTACGAAAAAAAGCAGATCAGTCTTCCAAGCAGATCGGCACAATTCAGCGGGGCGAAACTTACGCCATCAAGGAAATCCAGGGGAACTGGGTCCGGATTGTGCTTGATAAGAAGAAGGAAGGCTGGGTCTATTCATTCCATGGAACATTGCTAGCTTCCGAGACGGAAACTCATTCAACAGAAGATTCGGATGGTGCCGGCGGAGCCATGGTGACGATTTTGACAAACGGCACAAATATCCGGCAAGCGGCCACCACTTCTTCGGAGATTGTCAGACGGGCGGATGCCGGAGAGAAATTCCGCATTCTGGAAGAAAAGGACAATTGGTATACGATCGAGTTACCCGCGGGTGAGTCCGCCTATGTCGCTAACTGGGTCGTTTCAACAGATGAAGAACGGACCATCGCCGAAAACACTGGGAAGAAAAAAGCCGAGCGCGTGCCCGGTACGTTGAAAGGGCTCACCATCGTCATCGATCCGGGGCACGGAGGGAATGACAGAGGAACGACAGGCGCGCGGGGAACCGATGAGAAAGGGCTCACCATGCTGACATCCGAACTGTTGGCGGCGAAATTGAAAGCCGCTGGAGCCGATGTCATCATGACAAGGGAGGCGGATACCTACGTCTCGCTCCGGAAAAGGGTGGCCGTCAGCCATCAGCATGAGGCGGATGCCTTCATCAGTATCCATTATGACGCCAACCCCGATGCATCCATCCACGGGTTCACCACCTACTACACCCGTTCGGCCCATCAAGAATTGGCTGCAACGGTGAACGAAGGACTGGCGTCCACTGTGCCGTTGCGGGATCGCGGAGCCCAACCAGGAAATTTCCTCGTCCTGCGCGAAAATCGACAAAATGCCATATTAATCGAGCTTGGCTTCCTGTCGAATCCGAACGAGGAGCGGATCGTCACTTCCGACCTATTCCGCGAGCAAGCAACACACGGGATTTACAAAGGACTGCTTGAATATTTTAATGAATAA
- the hisS gene encoding histidine--tRNA ligase codes for MNFKVPRGTQDILPSESWKWQQVEQVIDELCDVYRYKEIRTPIFEQTELFQRLVGDTTDVVQKEMYTFEDKGKRSLTLRPEGTAPVVRSFVENKMFGYPDQPVKLYYTGPMFRYERQQAGRYRQFVQFGAEAIGSADPAIDAELIALAMDVYKRAGLTKLKLVINSLGDTECRAGHRKALVSHFEPHIGEFCADCQSRLEKNPLRILDCKVDSKHPLMASAPSLADYLNEESIRYFEAVKSYLKDAGIDYEVDANLVRGLDYYNHTAFEIMSTSEGFGAITTLCGGGRYNGLAEEIGGPSAPGIGFAMSIERLLLAMEAEGVAFEDPSKLDVYIVTLGDAARHPGFNLLCELRAAGIRSDMDYMDRKMKAQMKSADRLDAKIVLVIGEDEVAEKVVQMKNMAEGTQEKVAQADILTMLQEKLN; via the coding sequence ATGAATTTCAAAGTGCCAAGAGGAACGCAAGACATCTTGCCTTCCGAATCGTGGAAATGGCAGCAAGTCGAGCAAGTCATCGACGAATTATGCGACGTATATCGCTATAAGGAAATCCGGACGCCGATTTTTGAGCAGACGGAACTTTTTCAGCGGCTCGTCGGCGACACGACCGATGTCGTCCAAAAAGAGATGTACACGTTTGAGGATAAAGGGAAACGTTCGCTAACACTTCGGCCGGAAGGGACTGCACCTGTCGTCCGCTCCTTTGTGGAGAACAAAATGTTCGGTTACCCCGACCAGCCGGTCAAGCTTTATTACACAGGGCCGATGTTCCGCTATGAGCGTCAACAGGCTGGCCGCTACCGGCAGTTCGTCCAATTTGGCGCGGAGGCGATCGGCAGTGCAGACCCTGCCATCGATGCCGAATTGATCGCTCTAGCGATGGATGTCTACAAGCGGGCCGGATTGACGAAGTTGAAGCTCGTCATCAATTCGCTTGGCGACACGGAATGTCGAGCGGGACACCGGAAAGCGCTTGTCTCGCATTTTGAGCCGCATATCGGCGAGTTCTGCGCGGATTGCCAATCAAGATTAGAGAAGAATCCGCTCCGCATCCTCGATTGCAAAGTGGACAGCAAACATCCATTGATGGCAAGTGCCCCATCTTTAGCGGATTATTTGAATGAGGAGTCCATCCGTTATTTTGAAGCGGTGAAAAGCTATTTGAAAGACGCCGGAATCGACTATGAAGTGGATGCAAACTTGGTGCGGGGCCTTGATTATTATAATCATACGGCATTTGAAATCATGAGCACATCCGAAGGGTTCGGCGCCATCACGACATTATGTGGCGGGGGCCGGTACAACGGATTGGCTGAGGAAATCGGCGGGCCGTCCGCGCCGGGGATCGGCTTTGCGATGAGCATCGAGCGCCTTCTCCTGGCGATGGAAGCGGAAGGGGTCGCGTTCGAAGATCCATCCAAACTGGATGTCTATATCGTCACGCTTGGCGATGCAGCACGCCATCCGGGATTCAACTTGCTCTGTGAATTGCGCGCAGCAGGAATCCGTTCGGATATGGATTACATGGACCGGAAAATGAAAGCACAGATGAAGTCGGCGGATCGGCTGGACGCAAAGATTGTCCTCGTCATCGGGGAAGACGAAGTCGCAGAAAAAGTGGTCCAAATGAAAAACATGGCGGAAGGCACACAAGAGAAAGTGGCCCAGGCTGATATTTTGACAATGCTACAAGAGAAGTTGAACTAA